A section of the Solitalea canadensis DSM 3403 genome encodes:
- a CDS encoding nucleotidyltransferase family protein, whose amino-acid sequence MKDFSLHIIKHTSSAREALRKLDALPSLEDRTLFVVNDSEKLLGTITDGDIRRGLLNDKEISDNCAAFMNSNFKFLEELNISLTKIAEFRQKDIYLIPVIGNEGRMVKILNLKKQQSAIPASALIMAGGKGERLKPLTDTLPKPMLKVGDKPIIEYNIDRLANFGISQQFISVKYMAEKIEEYFGSGKDKDITIEYVHENEPLGTIGALSLIDNLTHDHLLVMNSDILTNIDYEDFFKFYIDSGADLCIASIPYKVKIPYAVLETNNDNILSFQEKPTYTYYSSGGIYFMRSSLKQIIPVNSFYNATDLMEELIKQGRKVSHYPLLSYWLDIGRHEDFAKAQADIKHIKW is encoded by the coding sequence TTGAAAGACTTTAGTCTACATATCATAAAACATACATCCTCTGCTCGGGAAGCACTGAGGAAACTTGATGCTTTGCCATCATTGGAAGACCGCACTCTTTTTGTTGTTAATGATTCAGAAAAATTGTTAGGGACGATAACAGATGGGGATATTCGAAGAGGTTTATTGAACGATAAAGAGATTTCTGATAATTGTGCTGCATTCATGAATTCTAATTTTAAATTCTTAGAGGAATTAAATATCAGTTTAACTAAGATTGCAGAGTTTCGTCAAAAAGATATTTACCTTATTCCTGTGATTGGAAATGAGGGAAGAATGGTTAAAATACTTAATTTAAAAAAACAACAGTCTGCAATACCAGCCTCTGCATTAATTATGGCAGGTGGTAAAGGGGAACGTTTAAAACCACTTACCGATACACTTCCTAAACCAATGCTCAAGGTTGGCGACAAGCCAATTATTGAATATAATATTGATCGATTGGCAAACTTTGGTATTTCTCAACAATTCATTAGCGTAAAGTATATGGCTGAGAAAATTGAAGAGTACTTTGGATCTGGAAAGGATAAGGATATAACAATTGAATATGTGCATGAGAATGAGCCACTGGGAACAATTGGTGCTCTTTCATTAATTGACAATCTCACACATGATCATCTACTGGTTATGAATTCCGACATCCTTACCAATATTGATTATGAAGATTTTTTTAAGTTCTACATAGACTCAGGAGCGGATTTATGTATTGCGAGTATTCCGTATAAAGTTAAAATTCCTTACGCCGTTTTAGAAACGAATAATGACAATATCCTTTCGTTTCAGGAGAAACCCACCTATACATATTACTCAAGTGGAGGGATCTATTTTATGCGTTCATCATTAAAGCAAATAATACCTGTAAACTCATTTTATAACGCTACTGATTTAATGGAGGAATTGATAAAGCAAGGTCGAAAAGTATCGCATTATCCGTTGCTTAGTTATTGGTTAGACATTGGACGGCATGAGGACTTTGCAAAGGCGCAGGCTGACATTAAGCATATTAAGTGGTAG
- the neuB gene encoding N-acetylneuraminate synthase, translating into MSINKSKNRVLIIAEAGVNHNGDINLAKKLIDVAADAGVDYVKFQTFKAEKLVSKSAKKAEYQERNIGDGDDFQFTMLKKLELDENTHRLLIDYCNSKGVKFLSTAFDLDSIDLLSDLGVDLFKVPSGEITNYQYLKKIGSTGKPIIVSTGMSDLNEIKDAVALLKESGTNESNITVLHCNTEYPTPMRDVNLLAMNTIANELSVPVGYSDHTLGIEVPIAAVALGAICIEKHFTLDRSMPGPDHKASLEPVELKAMVSAIRNIEMALGDGTKQASASESKNKDVARKSIHLLRDLPSGHILVESDLIMKRPGNGISPMELPSIIGLKLKRSLHEDSMLNWDDLEKL; encoded by the coding sequence ATGAGCATCAATAAATCAAAGAATAGAGTATTAATTATTGCAGAGGCGGGTGTTAACCACAACGGAGATATTAATCTGGCTAAAAAATTAATTGATGTGGCTGCTGATGCAGGAGTTGATTATGTAAAGTTTCAGACTTTTAAAGCTGAAAAGTTGGTTAGCAAATCAGCTAAAAAAGCTGAATATCAAGAGCGAAATATTGGAGATGGTGATGATTTTCAGTTTACAATGTTGAAGAAGCTGGAGCTTGATGAAAATACACATCGTTTATTAATCGATTATTGTAACTCAAAAGGTGTTAAGTTTTTATCTACAGCATTCGATCTTGATAGCATTGATTTACTTAGCGACCTTGGTGTCGATTTGTTTAAGGTTCCATCAGGAGAAATAACAAATTATCAATATTTGAAGAAAATAGGATCAACAGGGAAACCGATAATTGTATCTACTGGAATGTCTGATCTTAATGAAATTAAAGATGCGGTAGCTCTCCTTAAAGAATCTGGAACTAATGAGAGCAATATTACAGTGTTACATTGTAATACTGAATACCCTACTCCCATGCGAGATGTAAATCTATTAGCAATGAATACAATTGCTAATGAGTTGAGTGTTCCTGTTGGATACTCTGATCATACATTAGGAATCGAAGTGCCAATCGCAGCCGTTGCTTTGGGAGCTATTTGTATTGAGAAACATTTTACCTTAGATCGATCAATGCCAGGACCGGACCATAAGGCTTCTCTAGAACCGGTTGAGCTTAAAGCAATGGTTAGTGCTATTAGAAATATTGAAATGGCCCTTGGAGACGGAACAAAGCAAGCTTCAGCTTCGGAGTCAAAGAATAAAGATGTAGCTAGAAAGAGTATTCATTTGTTGAGGGATTTGCCTTCAGGACATATATTAGTGGAGTCTGACCTTATTATGAAACGCCCGGGAAATGGTATTAGTCCGATGGAATTGCCAAGCATTATTGGTCTTAAGTTAAAGAGAAGTTTGCATGAGGACTCCATGTTAAATTGGGACGATTTAGAAAAATTGTAG
- a CDS encoding acetyltransferase, which produces MKESVSEVILVGYSGHAYVVADILLQSGVKIKGYVDRIEKDFNPFKLNYLGTDNLDNREDDFVTSRFIVAIGDNSIRGRISNSFKQKGVQLTNAVHPSAIISNKASLGSGLMIMPSVVVNAFAQIGDGVILNSNCTVEHECVVGSYVHVAPGAILAGNVTIGDYTFIGAGAVVKQGIRIGKNVVIGAGCVVLKDVGDNQTVVGNPGRLLKDNN; this is translated from the coding sequence GGCTGATATTTTACTTCAATCTGGAGTGAAGATCAAAGGATATGTTGATAGGATTGAGAAAGATTTTAATCCGTTTAAATTGAATTACCTAGGAACAGACAACCTTGACAACAGAGAAGATGATTTTGTAACTAGTAGATTCATTGTTGCAATTGGAGATAATAGCATTCGGGGGAGAATATCCAATTCTTTTAAACAAAAAGGAGTACAGTTGACCAATGCTGTTCATCCTTCAGCAATTATCTCAAATAAAGCGAGTTTAGGTAGTGGACTCATGATTATGCCAAGTGTAGTTGTTAATGCATTTGCTCAAATAGGTGATGGTGTAATACTTAATTCAAATTGTACCGTTGAACATGAATGTGTGGTTGGAAGCTATGTTCATGTAGCTCCAGGTGCAATTTTGGCTGGAAATGTAACTATTGGAGATTATACTTTCATAGGTGCTGGCGCCGTTGTAAAACAAGGAATAAGAATTGGTAAAAACGTTGTGATAGGTGCCGGTTGCGTTGTATTGAAAGATGTTGGCGATAATCAAACCGTTGTTGGAAATCCTGGACGGCTTTTGAAGGATAATAATTAA
- the neuC gene encoding UDP-N-acetylglucosamine 2-epimerase: MNKKHPHRIAILTSSRADYGIYLPLLHKLGQSDDFDLRIITFGTHLSRFHGYTIDQIVKDGFFIDHQVETVLASDTEQAIADSMALTMQKFSGIWSVEKNNYDLVFCLGDRYEMFAAVAAAVPFNIKFAHIHGGETTLGAIDNKFRHCLSLFSMYHFTSTKEYSERVSNILGSNKNIYNVGALSLDNINDMDLYSKEDFLKVFGIDITKESVLVTFHPETVSVDENKKYVEEVIAALDKLDYQIIITMPNTDTMGNMMRKEYEHFISKRPNVIGIESFGTKGYFTCMKYSKFLLGNTSSGIIEAASFNKYVVNVGDRQKGRAFSPNLIQVHPDRTQILEACEKVKLMGDYNGENIYHKEDVADGIINILKREL, encoded by the coding sequence TTGAACAAAAAGCATCCACATAGAATAGCTATATTAACAAGTTCACGTGCTGATTACGGAATTTATCTTCCATTGTTACACAAACTAGGGCAATCTGATGATTTCGATTTGCGAATCATTACATTTGGAACTCATCTAAGCCGATTCCATGGATATACTATTGATCAGATTGTAAAGGATGGTTTTTTTATTGATCATCAGGTAGAAACTGTTCTTGCTTCAGATACCGAACAAGCGATTGCAGATTCAATGGCATTAACAATGCAAAAGTTTTCAGGAATTTGGTCAGTTGAAAAAAATAATTACGATCTGGTTTTCTGCTTAGGTGATCGTTATGAAATGTTTGCTGCTGTTGCTGCTGCTGTTCCATTCAATATAAAATTTGCTCATATTCACGGAGGAGAGACAACGCTAGGTGCAATTGACAATAAATTTCGTCATTGCTTAAGCTTATTTTCGATGTATCATTTTACATCAACCAAAGAATATTCGGAAAGGGTTTCAAACATTCTAGGTTCTAACAAGAATATTTATAATGTCGGAGCACTTAGTCTGGATAATATTAATGATATGGATCTTTACTCCAAAGAAGATTTCCTGAAGGTCTTCGGAATTGATATAACTAAAGAGAGTGTTCTGGTTACTTTCCATCCAGAAACGGTTTCTGTTGATGAAAACAAGAAATATGTTGAAGAGGTGATTGCTGCTCTTGATAAATTAGACTATCAAATCATCATCACAATGCCTAACACAGATACTATGGGGAATATGATGCGTAAGGAATATGAACATTTCATCAGTAAAAGGCCAAATGTAATTGGCATCGAAAGCTTTGGGACTAAAGGGTATTTTACCTGTATGAAGTATTCAAAATTTCTGCTTGGGAATACCTCAAGTGGGATCATAGAAGCCGCCTCTTTTAATAAATATGTTGTCAATGTGGGAGATCGTCAGAAAGGGCGTGCCTTCTCTCCTAACCTTATCCAGGTACATCCGGACAGAACTCAAATTCTCGAAGCATGTGAAAAAGTGAAATTGATGGGGGATTATAACGGTGAAAATATATATCATAAGGAAGACGTTGCTGACGGAATTATTAATATCCTGAAAAGGGAATTGTAA